A DNA window from Camelina sativa cultivar DH55 chromosome 13, Cs, whole genome shotgun sequence contains the following coding sequences:
- the LOC104738321 gene encoding uncharacterized protein LOC104738321, whose amino-acid sequence MVKSTIKNCIYMNDYIYSHTYLVNMMRKFTNQANLHRPAVTRFATSFITLAQYHRQRINFMSFVTSKEWNDSKWPKDLGAMNVKKFIMSDRFWHNVLYALKLTGPLVKVLRLVDGEKKPAMGYIYEVMDRAKEAIAKTFFNEKEDQYKDAFAIIDKRWDCQFHHPLHAAGYFLNPEFQYNLESGVNCEEVVKGLYNVIERLVLELAAQDKIDTELTVFKTAERLFGLPMAKRQWKLKAPTEWWYSYGGSTPTLRDFAIKVLSLTCSATGCERNWSVFQHLHTKKRNRLAQERLNDLVFVKYNRTLQRRYKLKDTIDPINLEDIDDCNECLVEEWMKSLLLI is encoded by the coding sequence ATGGTAAAATCTACAATCAAGAACTGCATCTACATGAACGACTACATCTATAGTCACACTTATCTTGTGAATATGATGAGGAAATTCACAAACCAAGCAAATCTACATAGACCAGCAGTTACTCGGTTTGCTACATCATTCATCACACTTGCCCAATATCACAGGCAGAGGATAAACTTTATGAGTTTTGTAACTTCTAAAGAATGGAATGATTCAAAGTGGCCAAAGGATTTAGGAGCAATGAATGTGAAAAAGTTCATCATGAGTGACAGATTTTGGCACAACGTGTTGTATGCACTGAAGTTGACAGGTCCTCTAGTTAAGGTTCTTAGGTTGGTTGATGGAGAGAAAAAACCAGCTATGGGGTACATTTATGAAGTCATGGATAGAGCTAAAGAGGCCATTGCTAAGACCTTCTTCAATGAGAAGGAAGACCAGTATAAAGATGCATTTGCAATCATTGATAAGCGATGGGATTGTCAATTCCATCATCCTTTGCATGCTGCTGGTTACTTTCTGAATCCAGAATTTCAGTATAATCTAGAGTCTGGGGTGAACTGTGAAGAGGTTGTGAAAGGTCTCTACAATGTTATTGAAAGGTTGGTTCTTGAACTTGCAGCTCAAGATAAGATAGACACAGAGTTGACGGTGTTTAAAACTGCTGAACGACTCTTTGGGTTGCCCATGGCAAAAAGACAATGGAAGTTAAAAGCACCAACTGAGTGGTGGTATTCTTATGGAGGATCTACACCAACACTTAGAGACTTTGCTATTAAGGTTCTTAGTCTCACTTGTAGTGCAACTGGTTGTGAGAGAAACTGGAGTGTGTTTCAACATCTCCATACCAAGAAAAGGAATCGATTGGCTCAAGAACGGTTGAATGATCTAGTGTTTGTTAAGTATAATCGCACTTTACAACGTCGTTACAAGCTGAAAGACACCATTGATCCAATCAACTTAGAAGATATTGATGATTGTAATGAGTGTCTGGTTGAAGAATGGATGAAGAGTCTATTATTGATATGA
- the LOC104736969 gene encoding uncharacterized protein LOC104736969, whose translation MRGCPELRKGSGEQVVEHQADKRGGQRHHLQIKQGGYHNEGGWEKPRKNVKRALDFQIQESSVGDFGPYGSRHQERSNGSVWGQKKQFNAVESSGFGGQRRSHMLNGDSLGQAPLFNLNHKGLVPVWPKPLYKAKQSVTEKGLQEEDIDEQVVSDSQVVSDIGGVTHNGSIKDLGER comes from the coding sequence ATGAGAGGGTGTCCAGAGTTGCGAAAGGGGTCCGGTGAGCAGGTTGTGGAGCATCAAGCGGATAAGAGGGGTGGTCAAAGACATCATTTACAAATTAAACAAGGAGGATATCATAACGAAGGTGGATGGGAGAAACCAAGAAAGAATGTTAAGAGGGCCCTTGATTTTCAGATTCAGGAGTCTAGTGTTGGTGACTTCGGTCCTTATGGTTCTCGACATCAAGAGAGGTCTAATGGTTCAGTTTGGGGTCAGAAGAAACAGTTCAATGCAGTTGAGTCCAGTGGTTTTGGTGGTCAGCGAAGATCACATATGTTAAATGGTGACTCTTTAGGGCAGGCTCCTTTATTCAATCTCAACCACAAGGGTTTGGTGCCGGTGTGGCCCAAGCCTTTGTATAAGGCTAAACAAAGTGTCACTGAGAAGGGGTTACAGGAGGAGGACATTGATGAGCAAGTGGTTTCCGATTCTCAGGTTGTTTCGGATATTGGGGGTGTCACACACAACGGGTCTATTAAGGACTTGGGGGAGAGGTAA